Proteins encoded by one window of Anas platyrhynchos isolate ZD024472 breed Pekin duck chromosome 14, IASCAAS_PekinDuck_T2T, whole genome shotgun sequence:
- the LOC139998647 gene encoding protocadherin alpha-6-like — MKEKRKQDKKSKTENGGEAKEEGDRKGRKQARRSVLQRGARRAGSRSVCGGQHLERGAAGLLPPGCRCCLGLYWGGCRRRDRGVSREWRGCPVPRGGVGVAVVLSAAGASEASEHTVSLQAQERRGSGGRAAPPRGGGKGGCARGGSGAGRAGERRRRRWEPCGARAAAAAMVVCVRAVVRVLVLQAAWALGGGQVRYSVPEEAKGGTVVGRLAQDLGLEAGEAEARRLRLVAQGRRASVEVSGASGALVVSSRLDREELCGKSAPCALRLEVLLERPLRVFHVEVEVTDINDNAPLFPVEEEAFNIAESSLPGSRFPLEGASDADIGANAQLSYTLSPSEHFTLDLQKTEDDTESLFLVLRRPLDRESLAEHRLVLTAIDGGRPALTGTVELLVSVLDANDNAPQFNQSVYKVRLPENSERGSFVLRVNATDLDEGTNRNISYSLQSLFPQDGRDIFEIHKTSGEIHLRGTLDFEDVGQYRLQVDAKDMGNPPLSGHCKVVVEVLDVNDNAPEVWVTSLSVPVPEDASVGTVVALLSVSDRDSGANGRVRCAVWPPAPFGLVATFAGSYSLVLREALDRERVSEYEVEVRAEDGGAPPLRASRGLRVPVSDVNDNAPAFAQAVYTVLARENNAAGAELARLWARDPDEAGNGRVSYSVAEGGAGAGAGSGSGSGWRPASSYVSVDAESGRLWALRPLDYEELQVLQFEVRAVDAGEPPLCGNATVQLFVVDENDNAPALLPPAGGGPGPWAAGEASASASAPGSLWAWAAWGAPAGQVVAKIRAVDADSGYNAWLRYELWEPRGKGPFRVGLYSGEVSTARALEEADGPRQRLLIVVRDHGEPSRSATATLSVSLVEGAEAALSAAAAGASSSGAGVRPEEGGAAAAATNVWLVVAICAVSSLFLLAVVLYGASRWAPRAAVLAGPGPATLVCASEVGSWSYSQRQSRSLCVADGAGKSDLMVFSPNCPPPPGPAAENASAEKGPSLSPYSSGTVGCPLFFYFFSLPVLVFCFLMIFHGA; from the coding sequence atgaaagaaaaaaggaagcaggacaaaaaaagcaagacaGAGAATGGAGGAGAAGCAAAGGAGGAGGGagacaggaaaggaagaaagcaagcgAGGAGGAGCGTCCTTCAGCGTGGTGCGCGCAGGGCTGGGAGCCGGTCAGTGTGCGGGGGGCAGCATCTGGAGCGCGGCGCTGCGGGGCTGTTGCCCCCTGGTTGTCGCTGCTGTCTCGGGCTGTACTGGGGTGGGTGTCGGCGCCGTGACCGTGGTGTGTCCCGCGAGTGGCGGGGATGTCCTGTCCCGCGCGGCGGTGTCGGTGTCGCTGTCGTGCTGTCGGCGGCGGGCGCGAGTGAGGCGTCGGAGCACACGGTGTCGCTGCAGGCTCAGGAACGGCGCGGGAGCGGCGGGAGGGCGGCTCCGCCCCGGGGCGGCGGGAAGGGCGGCTGTGCGCGCGGGGggagcggcgcggggcgggcaggagagcggcggcggcggcgttgGGAGCCGTGCGgggcgcgggcggcggcggcggccatgGTGGTGTGCGTGCGGGCCGTGGTgcgggtgctggtgctgcaggcgGCCTGGGCGCTGGGCGGCGGGCAGGTGCGCTACTCGGTGCCGGAGGAAGCCAAGGGCGGCACGGTGGTGGGGCGGCTGGCGCAGGACCTGGGCCTGGAGGCGGGCGAGGCGGAGGCGCGGCGGCTGCGGCTGGTGGCGCAGGGCCGGCGGGCGAGCGTGGAGGTGAGCGGGGCGAGCGGGGCGCTGGTGGTGAGCTCGCGGCTGGACCGGGAGGAGCTGTGCGGGAAGAGCGCGCCCTGCGCCCTGcgcctggaggtgctgctggagcgGCCGCTGCGCGTCTTCCACGTGGAGGTGGAGGTCACCGACATCAACGACAATGCCCCGCTCTTCCCCGTGGAAGAGGAAGCATTTAATATCGCGGAATCGTCGCTGCCGGGATCCCGTTTCCCGCTGGAGGGCGCGTCGGATGCGGATATCGGAGCCAACGCGCAGCTCTCCTATACCCTCAGCCCAAGCGAGCACTTCACTCTGGATTTGCAAAAAACGGAGGATGATACCGAGTCGTTATTCTTGGTGCTGAGGCGGCCGCTGGACCGCGAGTCGTTGGCCGAGCACCGTCTGGTGCTGACGGCGATTGATGGGGGCAGGCCGGCTCTGACAGGCACGGTGGAGCTGTTGGTGTCGGTGCTGGATGCAAATGACAACGCGCCCCAGTTCAACCAGTCGGTGTATAAAGTGCGGCTGCCGGAAAATAGTGAACGGGGCAGTTTTGTACTCAGAGTAAATGCCACGGATTTAGATGAAGGCACCAATAGGAACATCTCTTATTCTCTTCAGAGCCTGTTTCCTCAAGATGGACGAGACATATTTGAAATTCACAAAACGAGCGGAGAGATTCATCTTAGAGGTACTTTAGACTTTGAGGACGTTGGACAGTATCGCCTACAAGTGGATGCAAAGGACATGGGAAACCCACCGCTGTCGGGTCACTgcaaggtggtggtggaggtgctgGACGTGAACGACAACGCGCCCGAGGTGTGGGTGACGTCGCTGTCGGTGCCGGTGCCCGAGGACGCGTCGGTGGGGACGGTGGTGGCGCTGCTGAGCGTGTCGGACCGGGACTCGGGGGCGAACGGGCGGGTGCGCTGCGCGGTGTGGCCGCCGGCGCCGTTCGGGCTGGTGGCGACGTTCGCGGGCTCGTACTCGCTGGTGCTGCGGGAGGCGCTGGACCGGGAGCGGGTGTCGGAGTACGAGGTGGAGGTGCGGGCGGAGGACGGCGGGGCGCCGCCGCTGCGCGCCAGCCGCGGGCTGCGGGTGCCGGTGTCGGACGTGAACGACAACGCGCCGGCGTTCGCGCAGGCCGTGTACACGGTGCTGGCGCGGGAGAACAACGCGGCGGGCGCGGAGCTGGCGCGGCTGTGGGCGCGGGACCCGGACGAGGCGGGCAACGGGCGCGTGAGCTACTCGGTGGCGGAGGGCGGCGCGGGCGCGGGCgcggggtcggggtcggggtcggggtgGCGTCCGGCGTCGAGCTACGTGTCGGTGGACGCGGAGAGCGGGCGTCTGTGGGCGCTGCGTCCCCTGGACTACgaggagctgcaggtgctgcagttCGAGGTGCGTGCGGTGGACGCGGGCGAGCCGCCGCTGTGCGGCAACGCCACGGTGCAGCTGTTCGTGGTGGACGAGAACGACAACGCGCCGGCGCTGCTGCCGCCTGCCGGCGGCGGGCCGGGGCCCTGGGCTGCGGGCGAGGCGTCGGCGTCGGCGTCGGCGCCGGGGTCGCTGTGGGCGTGGGCGGCGTGGGGGGCGCCGGCGGGGCAGGTGGTGGCGAAGATCCGCGCGGTGGACGCGGACTCGGGCTACAACGCGTGGCTGCGCTACGAGCTGTGGGAGCCGCGGGGCAAGGGCCCGTTCCGCGTGGGGCTGTACAGCGGCGAGGTGAGCACGGCGCGGGCGCTGGAGGAGGCGGACGGCCCGCGGCAGAGGCTGCTGATCGTGGTGCGGGACCACGGGGAGCCGTCGCGCTCGGCCACGGCCACGCTGAGCGTGTCGCTGGTGGAGGGCGCCGAGGCGGCGCtgtcggcggcggcggcgggggcgtcGTCGTCGGGGGCGGGTGTGCGGCCGGAGGagggcggcgcggcggcggcggcgacgAACGTGTGGCTGGTGGTGGCCATCTGCGCGGTGTCGAGCCTGTTCCTGCTGGCGGTGGTGCTGTACGGGGCGTCGCGCTGGGCGCCGCGGGCGGCCGTGCTGGCGGGGCCCGGGCCGGCCACGCTGGTGTGCGCCAGCGAGGTGGGCAGCTGGTCGTACTCGCAGCGCCAGAGCCGGAGCCTGTGCGTGGCGGACGGCGCGGGCAAGAGCGACCTGATGGTTTTCAGCCCCAactgcccgccgccgcccggccccgcggcagAAAACGCTTCTGCCGAGAAGGGACCTTCGCTCTCCCCGTACTCTTCTGGCACGGTAGGTTGCcccttgtttttttattttttttctttaccagttcttgtgttttgttttctgatgatATTTCATGGTGCGTAG